TTAATCTCAGAAATGAAGTGGAAGTAAAAACCCagggccggccgggcgcggtggctcaagcctgtaatcccagcactttgggaggccgaggcgggtggatcacgaggtcaagagatcgagaccatcctggtcaacatggtgaaaccccgtctctactaaaaatacaaaaaattagctgggcatggtggcgcgtgcctgtaatcccagctactcaggaggctgaggcagaattgcttgaacccaggaggcggaggttgcggtgagcggagatcacgccattgcactccagcctgggtaacaagagcgaaactccatctcaaaaaaataaaataaaataaaataaaaacccaggGCCTATTTGAGTGACACATGAACAAAACGAGCGCAAAGGATGGAGCTGTTCCTGAGGTCAGCCATGCGTCAAGAAATCAAGTACATGATTCTCAACTCCATCACCTGCCGACAGCCAGGAAGAGGAATGTTTGTcacaacaaggaaaaaaaatttctaaaaagatCTGTTATTGGAATTCCCTTCCAGAATCAATCTCCACATTCTACAAATATGGGATGAGGATGCTCAATGTGctttggaaggaaaaaagaagcccATAGAGAAAAAACAGTATCTTTTGATGCTTTAAAGATTTCTCACAATATTGGCATCTTATAATTCCCTCCTAGTGACACCAGGGAAAGGGTTCCACAAGTATTTCTAAGAAAGTTCTGATttctgggccgggtgtggtggctcacacccataatcccagcactttgggaggccaaggctggcagatcacctgaggttaggagtttgagaccagcttgaccaacatggagaaaccctgtctctactaaaaatacaaaattagctgggcgtggtgacatacgcctgtaatcccagctactcaggaggctgaggcaggagaatcacttgcacccaggaggcggaggttgcagtaagccgagatcgcgccactgcactccagcctgggagataagaacaaaactccatcttaaaaataaaaaagcttctgATTTCTGTGGGCACCTgagctttgaaaaataaacagaaagtgaGACAGTtttaggactttaaaaaaaaatccacatatgcaaaaaaaaaaaaaaaaaaaaaaaggtaaagggaCAAAGCAGCCTGTAAGTGAATGGAAAGGCAGTTTCCAAATGCCACGTactaagagaagaaaaagaagaataaatatgttttttggcAACTTGCAACCAAATACAATTGATTGTCAGAGATTTCCACAAGCAGACACAAAATGTTTTCTGAGACACGTTACGAAGCACTCCAAAGACCAGTGGACACTAGGCATTCAGAGGTTGGCTGCATCAACATTATTTCACGATGACCTGGCACACGAATGTGGAATAAAATCCCTTGTTGGGTAACTTTCCTCAGCCATAAAGGGCAGACGGGGGTCAGGCATTGGCATTTCTGCAGAGTTGTCACAGGCCCTCTGTGGTTTTAGGAGCAGAAGGGGAAGAACACTTTTACCCTGCCAGCACCTGAAGCATGAGTCTAAAAACCTCCACCTTTGCAACTTACATATGCCCTTTCATTTTTTAACTCCAAGAAGGCAACATAAAGATGTACAGGGGGGCTCTTCAGCTTCTTTTGGAAAGTTACTGATGTTAGTTAGTCTGTTCCCTAACTTCTTGGTCTAGTTACCGGCAAAGTAGAAAAAGGCAGCACAGCCCCTGCTAAAACACAGCAACAATTTTATCTGAACCAGGATGGAGATCTCTCCCTTTTTGTAAACAGAGTtggctatataatatatatatatatatatatatatttatatttatatataattttttttcttaatggagatTTGATCCCAGCCTGGAGTGACTTCGGTTGGGAATGAAAACAGTTTTGGCTTCTGGGAGTAATTTTGTTTTCCCATTCTTAGTCCAAATGCTTACACACTGGAAAATTCCAAATTAAAAGCCACagaaaaggaaaggggtttaGAACACATTATCTCTTTGCTCGTACAAAGTACAAAGCATTTGTTTTTGGATAGTACTTCACATTCTGTTTCTTGTCCATGAGTCCTCCAAATATGATGAGTTCACCCCTGCCTTGTACCACGGTATGCAGGCTGGTTTCAGGAGGTCCAACCACAGAACTGCTATTAAATACTTTCCATTTGACCCGTCCCTTCTCCTTGGTGTCTTTAATGTCCAGCACGTACATTTGCATGGGCTTGCAGTTCATACTCTGGTATAGGGGTTTGCCAACATTTAGGGACTGTGGAGGGTGGTGGCCCAGGCGGCGGGCAATGGGAGGTAAGGAATGTCCATCTCCTTGGGCCGGCCCTGGGCGAGGGATGGGCACTGTTTCTCCACTGCTCAGGCTCTGGCTCCCAGGAGAGCCTGGAGAAGACCCACGAGGAGGACTTAGTGCTGCAGAGGCCGAGGGGCCTTTGGAGGACATCGCTTTGATGGCTTCCAGACTCCGACGCAGGGCACCTGGGGAGACGGCCCCTGCAAGGGCACTGGCCACGTGAGGTGGGGTATGCACACCATTTGTCTGTTCAGGAGGGTGTCTTATACTTCCCCCAACTGTCCTGTTGTCCATGCTATCCATGGGATTGCTACTGGAAGCAGGTTTCAGATCCCAATTCAGATCTATGGATCCTAATCGCAGATCTTTCTGATCTGGTAGTGATCCTCGTCGGGGGGCCAAAGAAAGTCCCATTTTTAGGTCACATCCTTCAGCAGCAGACGGAGTACTTGGAGATACTGCCTGTACAGGACTGTCCAAAGAAGAGCCACCCACAGCTGCTGTGCCTGGAGACAAACTCCCACCATTGAGGATAGGAGAGCCATCTCCTCTGGCTGGGGAAAGGCTCCCTTCCCGGGAACCCGAAGGAGTCTGCCTTTGAGCCCTGGGTCTCAGTGTTCCCCATCGGCCATTAACACAAGGAGCTTCATCCATGCTTCTTACTGGAGACTGAGAGCGGTACTCGCGGGTTTCAGGAACTAGAGCTGGAGGAGTGGCACTGATAGGTGATGGGCGAGAGTTCAAACTGGGGCTGAGTGGGGCTCTCCCACTAGGAGCCTGGCTGAAGACCACCACACACTGTCCCACCTGGAAGACAAAGGACCAGTGCTCACAGACTCTTCTATGATTCTGACTGTTCATTCAACTGTTAAACATTTTATCATGAGCATCTGCAATGTGCCTGGCATTTTGTAGGTACCTGAGATATGAAGATGAAAAGGATGTAGTCTGCTCTCTAGGCTAGAAGTCAGACATGGGAACAATTCTTGCTTTGTGTGACATATGCTGTCATTAGAGTTATGTTTATAGAATGGGTGGGGTGAAGGGAACAATCAGTTTTTGTTAGAAGCAGAAGGACTCCAGGGAAAGTTTCATAGACAAACAGATGCTTAAAGTTGGGACTTACTGAATGAGTGGGGCCCCCATAAGTTTTCCCATTTAGTGAGAAATGCCAAAGGAGCTATGGCTAACCTCTCTTGTGATACCaaggtgttttctatttttgtacaaATTTCTTTGAAACCTGACTAAGTAATTTGGTTTTCCAATTGAGGACCTGTCCTCCTGCTGGCCTGTCAGCTCCCTGCTTACCCGGCAAGCTGGATGACACCACAGTTCTGGGGCCCCATGCTCTTCATTTTCTACCTTGAGTGGCTGCCAGGCCCAAGGACCTGAATGCATGTGCAACAACCAAGCATCCTTGAACAACTGTAAGAGAAAAACCAGGAACAAGAGTCAAGTGTGATATGTgttccaaaacacacacacagagttgcaGTCTCAAAGCTGTCCTGTCTGGTCCTGAAAGGACATGAGCTCTTCAGAAGGACTAGCAAAATCCTCAGTTAGTTATTCAGTTGTGCGTGCGTCCATGTATGTTTTCATTCATCACATCTTACCACTGGCTTAGCTCATGGCATTGTGCTTGTGACCCCACGAATCAAATGTAAGTGGTTTTGACTCTTGCCCATAATGTTAT
Above is a window of Saimiri boliviensis isolate mSaiBol1 chromosome 11, mSaiBol1.pri, whole genome shotgun sequence DNA encoding:
- the FBXO42 gene encoding F-box only protein 42, whose translation is MASSSDSEDDSFMAVDQEETVLEGTMEQDEEPHPALEAEETRHNRSMLELPEEVLEYILSFLSPYQEHKTAALVCKQWYRLIKGVAHQCYHGFMKAVQEGNIQWESRTYPYPGTPITQRFSHSACYYDANQSMYVFGGCTQSSCNAAFNDLWRLDLNSKEWIRPLASGSYPSPKAGATLVVYKDLLVLFGGWTRPSPYPLHQPERFFDEIHTYSPSKNWWNCIVTTHGPPPMAGHSSCVIDDKMIVFGGSLGSRQMSNDVWVLDLEQWAWSKPNISGPSPHPRGGQSQIVIDDATILILGGCGGPNALFKDAWLLHMHSGPWAWQPLKVENEEHGAPELWCHPACRVGQCVVVFSQAPSGRAPLSPSLNSRPSPISATPPALVPETREYRSQSPVRSMDEAPCVNGRWGTLRPRAQRQTPSGSREGSLSPARGDGSPILNGGSLSPGTAAVGGSSLDSPVQAVSPSTPSAAEGCDLKMGLSLAPRRGSLPDQKDLRLGSIDLNWDLKPASSSNPMDSMDNRTVGGSIRHPPEQTNGVHTPPHVASALAGAVSPGALRRSLEAIKAMSSKGPSASAALSPPRGSSPGSPGSQSLSSGETVPIPRPGPAQGDGHSLPPIARRLGHHPPQSLNVGKPLYQSMNCKPMQMYVLDIKDTKEKGRVKWKVFNSSSVVGPPETSLHTVVQGRGELIIFGGLMDKKQNVKYYPKTNALYFVRAKR